A stretch of the Deltaproteobacteria bacterium genome encodes the following:
- a CDS encoding TraR/DksA family transcriptional regulator: MPNSKNQKQQSAKQRKKPSEKQKGNTGNQKKSDRRVKGSAVKKTVKLHPKDKEPFKKQRLTAAKPTITTGISRPKGKEPFEKQITKILFKAKEELLMDVSQKVKEETNTSKFEIGDIYDIASTERDRELSLILGDRDREKLANIEDAFERLKDGTYGICEECGEPIGEERLKVLPFTKVCVECKSKNEREHGCRRKYEEETGFGIIEKTEVEEEF, translated from the coding sequence ATGCCAAACTCAAAAAATCAAAAACAACAATCTGCCAAACAACGAAAGAAACCTTCTGAAAAGCAAAAAGGCAATACAGGAAATCAGAAAAAGTCAGATAGAAGGGTAAAAGGGTCTGCAGTCAAAAAAACTGTCAAACTACACCCAAAGGATAAAGAACCCTTTAAAAAACAGAGGTTGACCGCCGCAAAGCCAACTATTACTACTGGTATATCTCGTCCAAAGGGTAAAGAACCTTTTGAAAAACAGATAACAAAAATACTGTTTAAGGCAAAAGAAGAACTTCTCATGGATGTAAGCCAGAAGGTTAAGGAAGAAACTAATACATCAAAATTTGAGATAGGTGATATCTATGACATAGCAAGCACTGAAAGGGACAGAGAACTATCACTTATATTAGGCGACAGAGACAGAGAGAAACTGGCAAACATAGAAGACGCCTTTGAAAGACTTAAAGACGGCACTTATGGTATATGCGAAGAATGCGGTGAACCTATCGGCGAGGAAAGACTTAAGGTGCTGCCTTTTACAAAGGTCTGCGTGGAGTGTAAGTCAAAAAACGAGCGGGAGCATGGTTGCCGTAGAAAATACGAAGAAGAAACAGGATTTGGCATAATAGAAAAAACTGAAGTGGAAGAAGAGTTTTAA
- a CDS encoding FAD:protein FMN transferase → MNKRAALTYLMVTAVVVVILAVSLLKKKPEQIKYTQLLMGTIVEITLVGNNIELMNNAKDSAFKEIQRLESLMSHYQDASEVSRTNREAGREQVKVSQEVIEVIASAKKVSEMTDGAFDITMGVLGKAWHFTNDDKGEPLPPAKKDIEHLLPLIDYRQIIIDKESKTVKLNKQGMQINLGGIAKGYIVAKAVDEIKKKGIKKGVVHAGGDMFVFQDNEDTPWKIGIRHPRNKDAILGTITISNGAVATSGDYERFFVKDGIRYHHIMNPKTGFPVSWTQSVTIVAKDAVMADALSTAVFVMGTEKGMDLIERLPDIEGLIVDADGRIKVSSGLKEKITMERQ, encoded by the coding sequence ATGAATAAAAGAGCCGCCCTGACTTATCTCATGGTTACTGCCGTAGTCGTTGTAATTCTGGCAGTATCACTCCTTAAAAAAAAACCTGAACAAATCAAATACACCCAACTCTTAATGGGCACTATCGTTGAGATTACCCTTGTTGGTAATAATATAGAATTGATGAATAATGCCAAAGATTCTGCTTTTAAAGAGATACAACGGCTGGAATCTCTTATGAGTCATTATCAGGATGCAAGCGAGGTTTCAAGAACAAACAGAGAGGCAGGCAGAGAACAGGTAAAGGTATCTCAAGAGGTTATTGAGGTCATTGCAAGTGCAAAAAAGGTTTCAGAGATGACCGACGGGGCATTTGATATTACAATGGGTGTGCTTGGCAAGGCATGGCATTTTACAAATGACGACAAAGGAGAACCGCTGCCACCTGCAAAGAAAGATATTGAACATCTCCTTCCGCTTATTGATTATAGACAAATAATCATAGATAAAGAGTCAAAAACAGTAAAACTGAATAAACAAGGTATGCAGATAAATCTGGGGGGTATTGCAAAAGGGTATATTGTTGCAAAGGCTGTGGATGAAATTAAAAAAAAAGGTATTAAAAAAGGGGTTGTCCATGCAGGTGGTGATATGTTCGTATTTCAGGATAATGAGGATACACCATGGAAGATAGGCATTAGGCACCCCAGAAATAAAGATGCAATTCTTGGAACTATTACTATATCAAATGGCGCGGTTGCCACATCAGGGGATTATGAAAGATTTTTTGTAAAAGATGGCATAAGGTATCATCATATTATGAACCCAAAAACAGGTTTCCCGGTATCATGGACACAATCTGTAACTATTGTAGCAAAAGACGCAGTCATGGCAGATGCACTTTCTACAGCAGTATTTGTAATGGGCACAGAAAAGGGAATGGATTTGATTGAAAGACTGCCAGATATTGAAGGATTGATAGTAGATGCAGATGGCAGAATAAAGGTTTCATCAGGTTTAAAAGAAAAGATTACGATGGAAAGGCAATAA